The Saprospiraceae bacterium genome includes a window with the following:
- a CDS encoding deoxyribodipyrimidine photo-lyase — protein MSVCIFWFRRDLRLNDNAGLYHALTSGYKVVPIFIFDTHILDRLDDRDDARVTYIYDAISEIKQSLSLFGSDLHVFHGTPESAWPDIVKLFNPKKIIFNHDYESYAQHRDTLLTNSLKSEGISVESFKDHVIFEKQEVLKDDGKPYTVFTPYKRKWLSKLVIEDGDPSDSFYLRSYPCDKYYHQFEKFDKASTMTSLKDMGFERTQKVIPPLTVPQTVIRHYDERRNFPAIQGTSRLGVHFRFGTISIRQKAKAAITISPTYLSELIWRDFYSQILYHFPHVEQRSFRPEYDRLEWRNDPDEYDAWCQGMTGYPIVDAGMRELLMTGHMHNRVRMITASFLTKHLLIDWRWGEAWFARHLLDFDLASNNGGWQWAAGSGTDAAPYFRIFSPDAQTDRFDKDRKYIRHWVPEFGTPAYPDPIVDHKLARERCLATYKMALEQV, from the coding sequence ATGAGTGTCTGTATTTTTTGGTTCAGAAGAGATTTAAGACTTAATGATAATGCCGGACTTTATCACGCACTGACGTCGGGATACAAAGTTGTGCCGATATTTATCTTTGATACCCACATTCTGGATCGGTTGGATGATAGAGATGATGCTCGTGTAACTTATATTTATGATGCAATTTCTGAAATCAAGCAAAGTTTATCTTTATTCGGCAGTGATTTACACGTATTTCATGGTACACCTGAAAGTGCATGGCCCGACATTGTAAAGCTCTTCAACCCAAAAAAAATAATCTTTAATCATGATTATGAGTCTTATGCTCAACATAGGGACACTTTGCTAACAAACTCCTTGAAATCTGAGGGCATAAGTGTTGAAAGTTTTAAGGATCATGTGATTTTTGAAAAACAGGAAGTGCTCAAAGACGATGGCAAACCGTATACAGTATTTACACCATACAAGCGAAAATGGTTGTCTAAATTAGTTATTGAAGATGGAGATCCGTCAGATTCATTTTATCTGAGATCATATCCTTGTGACAAATATTACCACCAATTTGAAAAATTTGACAAGGCATCCACTATGACTTCTTTGAAAGATATGGGCTTTGAAAGGACTCAAAAAGTAATTCCACCACTTACAGTGCCTCAAACTGTCATTAGGCATTACGATGAGCGGAGAAATTTCCCGGCCATCCAAGGTACGAGCAGATTGGGTGTTCACTTCAGGTTTGGAACCATCTCTATAAGACAAAAAGCCAAAGCTGCCATTACCATTAGTCCTACATATCTAAGTGAACTTATTTGGCGGGATTTCTATAGTCAGATATTATATCATTTTCCTCATGTAGAACAGAGATCCTTCAGGCCTGAGTACGACCGACTCGAATGGCGCAATGATCCCGATGAATACGATGCGTGGTGCCAAGGCATGACAGGGTATCCGATCGTAGATGCAGGTATGCGCGAACTATTGATGACAGGTCATATGCATAATCGGGTCAGAATGATCACTGCGAGTTTCCTGACAAAACACTTGTTGATAGACTGGCGTTGGGGCGAGGCTTGGTTTGCAAGGCATCTACTTGATTTTGATCTGGCATCCAACAATGGTGGCTGGCAGTGGGCAGCTGGCAGTGGCACAGATGCTGCGCCTTACTTTCGTATATTCAGCCCTGATGCTCAGACAGATCGTTTTGACAAAGACAGAAAATATATCCGACATTGGGTTCCGGAATTTGGAACTCCTGCTTATCCAGACCCCATTGTAGATCACAAATTAGCCCGGGAACGATGTCTGGCTACCTACAAAATGGCTTTAGAGCAAGTTTAG
- the cas2 gene encoding CRISPR-associated endonuclease Cas2 encodes MLTRLNKYQIMWVFVHFDLPTETKKDRKNYAKFRKYLLGDGFNMIQYSMYARHCSSRENADVHKKRVKTHLPPMGQVIVFEITDAQFGRLEFFYGQKPKEQINLPKQLELF; translated from the coding sequence ATGTTAACCCGACTCAATAAATATCAGATCATGTGGGTATTTGTACATTTTGATTTACCAACGGAAACCAAAAAGGACCGTAAAAATTATGCCAAATTCCGCAAATACCTGCTGGGAGATGGATTCAATATGATTCAATACAGTATGTATGCCCGTCACTGCAGCAGTCGCGAAAATGCCGATGTACATAAAAAAAGAGTTAAGACTCATTTGCCTCCTATGGGGCAGGTGATCGTATTTGAAATTACAGATGCCCAGTTTGGCAGACTGGAATTTTTTTATGGTCAAAAGCCAAAGGAACAAATAAACCTTCCAAAACAATTGGAATTATTTTGA
- the cas1 gene encoding type II CRISPR-associated endonuclease Cas1 — translation MIKRTIYFGNPAYLSIKNRQLCIKKNGDSQNTEHTIPVEDIGVVVADHTQLTFTHSVITSLQENNAVIIWCGSNHIPVSMSLPIVANDTYTERVRYQIEASEPLKKQLWKQTVAAKIQNQAYLLRHLGCKTMHLDKMISRINSGDPENYEGQAAAIYWNYLLKDYGVTRGRDMGSPNHLFNYGYAILRAVIARNLVGSGCLPVLGIHHTNKYNAYCLADDIMEPFRPIVDKMVVEYLEFNKNIGDDLTKEDKAYLLQIPATDICIEGKMSPLMVGAQRTTASLVKCYQGTARKIIYPDLIC, via the coding sequence ATGATCAAGCGCACCATTTATTTTGGAAATCCGGCTTATTTGTCGATCAAAAACAGGCAGCTATGTATCAAAAAAAACGGAGATTCTCAAAATACAGAACACACCATACCGGTAGAAGACATCGGTGTGGTAGTGGCAGATCACACACAACTGACTTTCACTCATTCTGTCATCACATCACTACAGGAAAACAATGCCGTCATCATCTGGTGTGGGTCAAACCACATTCCGGTATCCATGAGTCTGCCCATCGTTGCGAACGATACCTATACAGAAAGGGTAAGGTATCAGATCGAAGCCAGTGAACCACTTAAAAAACAACTCTGGAAACAAACGGTAGCAGCAAAAATTCAAAATCAGGCTTATCTGCTTCGACATTTGGGATGTAAAACCATGCATCTGGACAAAATGATATCCAGGATCAACAGTGGTGATCCGGAAAATTATGAAGGGCAGGCCGCAGCCATTTATTGGAATTATTTACTGAAAGATTATGGTGTCACCCGTGGACGGGATATGGGCAGCCCCAATCATTTGTTCAATTATGGCTATGCTATACTCCGTGCGGTGATAGCCAGAAATCTGGTGGGAAGTGGATGTCTTCCTGTCCTGGGTATCCACCATACCAACAAATACAATGCCTATTGTCTTGCGGATGATATCATGGAACCATTCAGACCCATCGTGGATAAAATGGTAGTTGAATATTTGGAATTTAATAAAAATATTGGCGATGATCTCACAAAGGAAGACAAAGCCTATCTGTTGCAAATACCGGCTACAGACATATGTATAGAAGGAAAAATGAGTCCGCTCATGGTGGGTGCCCAACGCACTACGGCCAGTCTGGTCAAATGTTATCAAGGAACCGCCAGAAAAATTATCTATCCCGATTTAATATGTTAA
- the pdxH gene encoding pyridoxamine 5'-phosphate oxidase, which produces MDIHHIRREFKKQKLELNDLKPDPFEQFDDWFKDALDEIALDPNAMALATVSPEGVPSLRTVLCKYYDKSGFVFFTNYSSRKANQLQSNQNVSCMFLWLPLERQIIIEGRAEKISKTESLKYFASRPVGSQLGAWVSNQSSIISSKSILLSKLEEIKNKFKDGKIPLPDFWGGYRIIPQRIEFWQGGEDRLHDRFLYERQQDHWDIKRLAP; this is translated from the coding sequence ATGGATATACATCATATCAGAAGGGAATTCAAAAAGCAAAAATTAGAACTGAACGACCTGAAACCGGATCCATTTGAACAGTTTGATGACTGGTTCAAAGACGCACTGGATGAAATAGCCCTCGATCCGAATGCAATGGCTCTGGCGACCGTCAGTCCTGAGGGAGTTCCAAGCCTGAGGACTGTATTGTGTAAGTACTATGACAAATCAGGATTTGTATTTTTTACAAACTACAGCAGCAGAAAAGCTAACCAACTACAATCAAATCAAAACGTTTCGTGTATGTTTTTATGGTTGCCTCTTGAAAGGCAGATCATCATAGAAGGAAGGGCTGAAAAGATATCGAAAACTGAATCTCTGAAATACTTTGCTTCAAGGCCGGTCGGAAGTCAACTCGGTGCATGGGTATCCAATCAAAGCAGTATCATTTCATCCAAATCCATTTTACTCTCCAAACTTGAAGAAATCAAAAATAAATTTAAAGACGGAAAAATTCCACTTCCTGATTTCTGGGGCGGCTACAGGATTATACCACAACGGATTGAGTTTTGGCAGGGTGGGGAAGACAGGCTGCACGACAGGTTCCTTTATGAAAGGCAACAAGATCATTGGGATATCAAGAGATTAGCTCCGTAA
- a CDS encoding S9 family peptidase → MKTFRFIRILITIPLVMTMMYTYSQSDFPYKKPTDDVLALADAKPAPTIRMNHDASVAILLYRNAFKSIEELSASEIKLAGIRVNPLTNSSNRTGYFINAGLLDVKSGKENAILGLPKEAKMTNFIWSNDQSKIAFTNTTPSGLELWFIDLKTSKASKLTGPVINDNIGNSIIWSKDNSSIMATTLVKNRRPLIDTKVAVPTGPVISENVGQKAQNRTYQDLLKNPVDEQNFETLVTSEISKIDLTGKILLFRPASMYVGMSFSPDGNYLLVYELKKPFSYIVTWDRFPYDIQVLDKTGKYIKTVLSSPLIEELPKGFMAVKKGPRSLGWRSDKPATISWVEALDEGDPEIKVDERDAVYVLNAPFADKPTLIAKTKERYAGIIWGNDQVAVLMERWYNTRNMRTLVFNPSDITQPQRLFNERNFQDNYSSQGSVVTSRNQFQLNTLEVADNHVFLIGDGFSPEGKHPFIDKYDLKDFKKTRIYHNKDNTKLEEIMSAIDVKKGIYLSRLESKSEFPNFYIRNITTGTIKQITKNENPFKILDNAHKEVIKYKRPDGVDLSATLYLPVGYDKAKKEKLPMIMWAYPTEFKDKASAGQVTANVNEFTAPNYGSPLYWLTKGYAVLDDAAFPIIGEGTTEPNDTYIPQLVANAKAAIDVVDAMGYIDRSKVAVGGHSYGAFMTANLLTHSDLFAAGIARSGAYNRTLTPFGFQSEQRNYWEAPEVYDAMSPFQNADKMKSPLLMIHGEEDNNAGTHTMQSERYFNALKGLGATARLVLLPKESHGYSARESILHMLWEQDQWLEKYVKNRKKDIKP, encoded by the coding sequence ATGAAAACATTTAGATTTATCAGGATTCTGATCACCATTCCACTTGTTATGACCATGATGTACACCTACTCTCAATCAGATTTTCCATATAAAAAACCAACGGATGATGTTTTAGCTTTGGCAGATGCCAAACCGGCACCTACCATTCGGATGAATCATGATGCATCTGTGGCAATCCTCTTGTACAGAAATGCATTTAAGAGTATTGAAGAGCTTTCGGCTTCGGAAATCAAACTTGCCGGGATCAGAGTCAATCCCCTTACCAACTCTTCCAACAGGACAGGATATTTTATCAATGCAGGCCTTCTTGATGTAAAATCAGGAAAAGAAAATGCGATTTTGGGATTGCCCAAAGAAGCCAAAATGACTAACTTCATCTGGTCCAATGATCAGTCAAAGATTGCTTTTACCAATACCACTCCTTCAGGGCTCGAGCTTTGGTTTATAGATCTGAAGACATCAAAAGCATCCAAACTTACCGGTCCTGTCATCAATGATAATATTGGTAATTCTATTATCTGGAGCAAAGATAATTCCAGCATCATGGCCACTACTCTGGTCAAAAACAGAAGACCACTGATTGATACCAAAGTTGCCGTACCGACAGGTCCAGTCATCTCCGAAAATGTCGGTCAGAAAGCCCAAAACAGAACGTATCAGGATCTCCTGAAAAATCCTGTAGATGAACAGAACTTTGAAACACTGGTCACTTCAGAAATATCAAAAATAGACCTTACCGGCAAAATTTTATTATTCCGACCGGCATCTATGTACGTTGGGATGTCGTTTTCTCCTGATGGCAACTATCTTTTGGTGTATGAGCTTAAAAAACCTTTTTCGTACATAGTGACCTGGGATAGATTTCCTTATGATATACAAGTATTGGACAAAACTGGAAAATACATCAAAACTGTGTTGAGTTCGCCGCTGATTGAAGAATTGCCAAAAGGGTTTATGGCAGTAAAAAAAGGACCTCGCAGTCTTGGGTGGAGATCTGACAAACCTGCCACCATCTCTTGGGTAGAAGCACTGGATGAAGGTGATCCTGAAATAAAAGTGGATGAAAGAGATGCGGTATATGTTCTGAATGCCCCATTTGCAGACAAGCCAACACTCATTGCCAAGACCAAGGAAAGATATGCGGGTATCATTTGGGGCAATGATCAGGTAGCTGTCCTGATGGAGAGATGGTACAATACCCGAAATATGAGAACACTCGTTTTCAATCCTTCGGACATCACTCAACCACAACGACTGTTTAATGAAAGAAATTTTCAGGACAATTACAGCTCTCAGGGAAGTGTTGTCACCTCAAGGAATCAATTTCAGCTCAACACTCTCGAAGTAGCTGATAATCATGTTTTTTTGATTGGAGACGGTTTTTCTCCCGAAGGTAAACATCCTTTTATTGATAAATATGATCTGAAAGACTTTAAAAAAACACGAATCTACCACAATAAGGACAATACAAAACTTGAAGAGATCATGTCGGCCATAGATGTCAAAAAAGGCATTTACCTGTCAAGATTGGAATCTAAATCAGAATTCCCCAATTTTTACATCAGGAATATCACAACTGGTACAATAAAACAAATCACAAAAAATGAAAATCCATTCAAGATTCTGGACAATGCCCATAAAGAAGTCATCAAATACAAACGCCCGGATGGTGTAGATCTATCAGCGACTCTGTATTTACCGGTAGGATATGACAAAGCGAAAAAAGAAAAGTTACCTATGATCATGTGGGCCTACCCTACTGAGTTTAAGGATAAAGCCAGTGCCGGTCAGGTCACTGCCAATGTTAATGAGTTTACAGCTCCCAATTATGGCTCTCCGTTATATTGGCTTACCAAGGGCTATGCAGTACTTGATGACGCAGCCTTTCCTATAATCGGAGAAGGTACTACAGAACCTAACGATACGTACATACCCCAGTTGGTAGCCAATGCAAAAGCAGCTATCGATGTAGTGGATGCTATGGGATATATCGACAGGTCCAAAGTAGCGGTTGGCGGACATTCATACGGAGCATTTATGACGGCCAATCTATTGACACATTCAGACCTCTTTGCAGCAGGTATAGCCAGAAGCGGAGCTTACAACAGGACGCTGACACCTTTTGGATTCCAATCAGAGCAAAGAAATTACTGGGAAGCCCCTGAAGTATACGACGCCATGTCTCCGTTTCAGAATGCTGACAAAATGAAAAGCCCGCTTTTGATGATACATGGTGAAGAAGATAATAATGCCGGTACTCATACCATGCAAAGTGAAAGATACTTCAATGCATTGAAAGGGCTTGGTGCCACTGCCAGACTGGTACTATTGCCGAAAGAAAGTCATGGATATTCAGCAAGAGAATCTATCCTGCACATGTTGTGGGAACAGGATCAATGGCTTGAAAAATATGTAAAAAACAGAAAAAAGGATATCAAACCATAA
- a CDS encoding alkaline phosphatase family protein: MYSLKKIVALLIIIIGLQTGISQKSMLQSGPMLGPVTLRDVTLWVQTKSEAKVHFTYQEKGLKSIPLKTPIITTKPDNAFTATVHLPNLKTGTTYEYKVFINNLPVSFEYPLQFTTQEHWQFRNDPKDFTFVAVSCFYVNDPDYDRPGTPYGGEFEILEHIEKANPDLMVWLGDNIYLREGDYESRSGIYYRNTHTRSYKGLQPLLARFPHYAIWDDHDFGPNDSDWTYPLKPYTKEAFQAFWPSESYGAGGTEGINSSFMWNDCQFFMMDGRWYRTVETENGTILGEQQKYWLKESLLYSKSPFKFVCIGGQVLNTAKVYENHANYEAERNEILQFIDDYNIKGVVFITGDRHHSEISKLVTDKGNIIYDVTSSAITSGTGPHEEPNTLRVPGSMIGVRNFAKFKVSGERKNRKLSVEFKNSKGEKLFEYELK, encoded by the coding sequence ATGTATAGTTTAAAAAAAATTGTAGCCCTTCTGATAATAATTATTGGCCTTCAAACCGGTATCAGTCAGAAATCAATGCTCCAAAGCGGACCGATGTTAGGTCCTGTAACCTTGAGAGATGTGACTCTGTGGGTACAAACAAAATCTGAAGCAAAAGTGCACTTTACCTATCAGGAAAAAGGACTGAAGTCTATACCTTTGAAAACGCCAATCATCACCACAAAACCAGACAATGCATTTACTGCCACCGTTCACCTTCCAAATCTGAAAACAGGCACCACTTACGAATATAAAGTATTTATCAATAATCTTCCTGTAAGTTTTGAGTATCCTTTACAATTTACCACACAGGAGCACTGGCAATTCAGAAATGATCCCAAAGATTTCACTTTTGTGGCTGTGTCATGTTTCTATGTCAATGATCCCGACTATGACAGACCCGGTACGCCCTATGGTGGTGAATTCGAAATCCTGGAACATATCGAAAAAGCCAATCCCGACCTCATGGTATGGCTCGGTGACAATATCTACCTGAGAGAAGGAGATTATGAAAGCCGGTCTGGCATCTACTACCGCAATACTCATACAAGATCGTACAAGGGGCTACAGCCACTGCTTGCCAGATTTCCACATTATGCCATCTGGGACGATCATGATTTTGGTCCCAATGATTCGGACTGGACTTATCCACTTAAACCTTACACCAAAGAAGCATTTCAGGCATTCTGGCCTTCAGAGTCTTATGGAGCAGGTGGTACAGAAGGCATCAACAGCAGCTTTATGTGGAATGACTGCCAGTTTTTTATGATGGATGGCCGATGGTACAGGACGGTAGAGACCGAAAATGGAACCATCCTCGGCGAACAACAAAAATACTGGCTCAAAGAGTCATTACTGTACTCCAAGTCTCCATTTAAATTTGTTTGCATAGGTGGTCAGGTGCTCAATACCGCCAAAGTATATGAAAATCATGCCAACTACGAGGCTGAACGCAATGAAATCCTGCAGTTTATTGATGACTACAATATCAAGGGTGTTGTCTTTATCACAGGTGACAGGCATCACTCAGAAATCAGCAAATTGGTCACTGACAAAGGCAATATCATCTATGATGTCACCAGCTCTGCGATCACATCAGGTACAGGTCCACATGAAGAACCCAATACACTCAGGGTACCCGGATCAATGATAGGTGTCAGAAATTTTGCCAAATTTAAGGTATCCGGCGAAAGAAAAAACAGAAAACTCAGCGTCGAATTTAAAAACTCAAAAGGTGAAAAGTTGTTTGAATATGAGTTGAAATAG
- a CDS encoding SDR family oxidoreductase, translated as MNILLTGVTGYIGQRLLPVLLDQGHHVVCCVRDARRFNYHNYNKNDITVIEVDFLNPETLKAIPENISVAYYLIHSMSTLSGDFENMEEQCAQNFKDILDQTQIKQVIYLSGIVNEVELSRHLTSRKNVEDILSDAAFALTTLRAGIIVGSGSASFEIIRDLVEKLPAMITPKWLKTRCQPIGIRNVIQFLDGVKDKAETYGQTYDIGGPDILTYKEMLLRFAKIRNLKRYIWVVPVMTPRISSYWLYFVTSTSYALAKNLVNSMKVEVVCKPNNLAELLGITLLDYETSIQLAFDRIEQNQVISSWKDALTSETLHKGISQYIEVPTNGCFTDVHTRKVDNVSKTLENIWSIGGQNGWYGNILWELRGFIDQLFGGVGMRRGRKSPTEIYSGDTLDFWRVLLADMEEKRLLLYAEMKLPGEAWLEFKIDKKNTLTQTATFRPLGVLGRLYWYAVLPFHGIIFKGMITKMAKA; from the coding sequence ATGAACATATTACTTACAGGAGTAACAGGATACATCGGTCAGCGTCTTTTGCCGGTTTTACTGGATCAGGGCCATCATGTGGTTTGTTGCGTGAGAGATGCCCGAAGATTTAATTACCACAATTACAACAAAAATGATATCACCGTCATAGAAGTTGATTTTTTGAATCCCGAAACGCTAAAAGCTATTCCGGAAAATATCTCCGTGGCATATTATCTCATTCATTCCATGTCCACATTATCAGGTGATTTCGAAAACATGGAAGAGCAATGTGCCCAAAATTTTAAAGATATACTAGATCAAACACAAATAAAACAAGTTATTTACCTCAGTGGCATTGTCAATGAGGTAGAGCTATCGCGCCACTTAACATCGAGAAAAAATGTGGAAGATATCCTGTCAGATGCAGCTTTTGCTTTAACTACCTTACGTGCAGGCATCATCGTGGGTTCGGGCAGTGCATCTTTTGAGATCATCCGTGATTTGGTAGAAAAATTGCCTGCCATGATCACCCCAAAATGGCTCAAAACGAGATGTCAACCCATAGGAATACGGAATGTCATTCAGTTTTTGGATGGTGTCAAAGACAAGGCAGAAACCTATGGACAGACCTATGATATCGGTGGTCCAGATATCCTTACTTACAAGGAAATGTTACTCAGATTTGCCAAAATCAGGAATCTGAAACGATACATCTGGGTGGTACCTGTGATGACACCCAGAATATCATCATATTGGTTGTATTTTGTCACTTCCACTTCTTATGCTCTGGCCAAAAACCTTGTCAATAGTATGAAAGTTGAAGTCGTCTGTAAACCCAACAATCTGGCAGAATTGCTGGGTATAACGCTTTTGGATTATGAAACTTCCATTCAACTCGCCTTCGATAGGATAGAACAAAATCAAGTCATCTCCAGCTGGAAAGACGCGCTGACAAGCGAAACACTCCATAAAGGTATATCGCAGTACATCGAAGTCCCTACTAATGGTTGTTTTACAGATGTACACACAAGAAAAGTAGATAACGTATCCAAAACCCTGGAAAATATTTGGTCCATAGGCGGACAGAATGGTTGGTATGGCAATATCCTATGGGAACTCCGTGGATTTATAGACCAGCTTTTTGGTGGTGTAGGTATGCGCAGAGGTCGCAAGAGTCCTACCGAAATTTATTCAGGAGACACACTGGATTTTTGGCGCGTACTTTTGGCAGATATGGAAGAAAAAAGGCTTCTGTTGTATGCAGAAATGAAACTACCCGGCGAAGCATGGTTAGAATTCAAAATTGATAAAAAAAACACCTTAACACAAACAGCTACTTTCAGGCCTTTGGGAGTTTTGGGCAGGCTTTATTGGTATGCAGTGCTTCCATTCCATGGAATTATTTTCAAAGGTATGATCACAAAAATGGCGAAGGCATAA
- a CDS encoding histone deacetylase has product MFKIAWSPVYRYELPEGHRFPMAKYDLLPEQLVYEGTADESDFFIPEQMSEADILLTHTVAYLTKLHTQTLSAKEIRNIGFPMTPALVTRGKHIANGTWMCAQYAMQHGVSLNIAGGTHHAYADRGEGFCIFNDIAIAANKMKSTYPAARILIIDLDVHQGNGTAKIFEDQRDIFTLSVHGAKNYPIRKEKSDLDIDLPDGTTDAVYMDAIKKHIPDTIRQFKPDFIFYLAGVDVLATDKLGRLHLSKQGCKESDKYVLSLARNHQIPVAVTMGGGYSPRISDILDAHANTFRAAREVFFCCKG; this is encoded by the coding sequence TTGTTTAAAATAGCGTGGTCACCCGTTTACCGGTATGAGCTGCCTGAAGGCCACAGGTTTCCTATGGCCAAATACGATCTCCTTCCGGAGCAACTGGTGTATGAAGGTACGGCTGACGAATCAGACTTTTTCATTCCTGAGCAGATGTCTGAAGCTGATATTCTGCTGACACATACTGTGGCATATCTCACTAAACTTCATACTCAGACACTCTCCGCCAAAGAAATCAGGAATATCGGATTTCCCATGACGCCGGCACTGGTGACTCGTGGCAAACATATCGCCAATGGAACCTGGATGTGCGCACAATATGCGATGCAACATGGCGTATCACTCAATATCGCTGGTGGAACCCACCACGCGTATGCCGACAGGGGCGAAGGTTTCTGTATCTTCAATGATATCGCTATCGCTGCCAATAAAATGAAAAGCACCTACCCTGCCGCCAGAATCTTGATTATAGACCTGGATGTACACCAGGGTAATGGCACTGCCAAAATATTTGAAGACCAAAGGGATATTTTCACACTTTCTGTCCATGGAGCAAAAAACTATCCAATCAGAAAAGAAAAATCAGATCTTGACATCGACCTGCCCGATGGCACTACCGATGCAGTATACATGGATGCCATCAAAAAGCATATCCCTGATACCATCCGTCAATTTAAGCCCGACTTTATCTTTTACCTTGCCGGAGTGGATGTATTGGCCACGGATAAACTGGGAAGGCTGCATCTGTCCAAGCAAGGATGCAAAGAGAGTGACAAGTACGTACTTTCCTTGGCACGAAACCATCAGATTCCTGTTGCTGTAACGATGGGTGGTGGGTACTCGCCTCGTATCTCTGATATCCTGGATGCCCACGCCAACACCTTCAGAGCGGCGAGAGAAGTGTTTTTTTGTTGTAAAGGATAG